GATTGATTTAAAATCAATAGAAAAAAAGATTCAGGATATTGATACCCTTCATGTATATGGAAGGATTCAGGAGATAACAGGCCTTCTGATTAAAGCAACTGGCATAAATCCTGTGATTGGAGAATCCTGCAGGATAATGTCTGAACAGGGATCTCTATCATCAGAGGTTGTAGGTTTCAGGGATGGAAAGATACTCCTGATGGCAACAGATGAGATGGCTGATATAAGACCGGGAGCAAGGATTCTTTCTGAAGGAAAGAGAAGTTCTGTAAAGGTATCAGAATCCCTTATTGGAAGGATCATAAATGCAAAGGGTGAACCAGTAGATGGAAAAGGTCCTGTTCATGGTAAGGATTACCCAATAACAGGTTATAAAGACAATCCGCTGGTAAGAAAAAGGATAACAGAACCTCTTGATCTTGGGATAAGGGTGATTAACGGGCTTTTCACCTGCGGAAAGGGTCAGAGAATCGGCATTATGGCAGGCTCAGGAGTTGGGAAGAGTGTACTAATGGGCATGATAGCGAGATATACGGAGGCACCTGTTACGGTTATAGCACTTATAGGTGAAAGGGCAAGGGAGGTGAAGGATTTCATAGATAAAGACCTAGGAGAAAAGGGCCTAAAAAAGTCAGTTGTTGTTGTATCCACCGCACGGGAAACTCCCCTCTTAAAGGTGAGGGCTGCCTTAACAGCAA
The window above is part of the Thermodesulfovibrionales bacterium genome. Proteins encoded here:
- a CDS encoding FliI/YscN family ATPase; protein product: MIDLKSIEKKIQDIDTLHVYGRIQEITGLLIKATGINPVIGESCRIMSEQGSLSSEVVGFRDGKILLMATDEMADIRPGARILSEGKRSSVKVSESLIGRIINAKGEPVDGKGPVHGKDYPITGYKDNPLVRKRITEPLDLGIRVINGLFTCGKGQRIGIMAGSGVGKSVLMGMIARYTEAPVTVIALIGERAREVKDFIDKDLGEKGLKKSVVVVSTARETPLLKVRAALTATAIAEYFRDRGCDVLLLMDSLTRVAQAQREIGLATGEPPASKGYTPSVFALIPGLLERAGNFERGSITGIYTVLVEGDDLTDPVADAARAILDGHIVLSRELAMEGLYPAVDVLQSISRLMPDLVPVSY